The following is a genomic window from Haloarcula sp. DT43.
TCGAGGTCGTCGGACGTACATTGGTCCGCGAGATCGTAGACGATGGTCCCGCCGTCGGGGACCGTCGCACCGTCACCGGTGCCAGTTGGCGAAGACATTTGTCAGTTCTTCGGTGCTCCCCCGTTTGTACTCTTCGGAATCCACGGACGGACGAACACAACGCGTAAAAAGCGCCCGACCCGACTGCCTGGTATGGGGTTGTTCCGAACGAGCGGGATACTCGGGGTCGCGGAGTCCGCCCTCGAGTTCGCGCTCGCAGCCTCCGAGGAGGCCCATCCCAACGAGTACATGGGCTTCCTCCGGGGCGATGACGCCAGCAAGCTCGGGCTCGACGAGGACGGGACGGTTCTGACCGACGTACTGGTCATCCCGGGGACGGAGTCGAACCCGGTCAGCGCGACCGTCAAGACGAGCATGGTACCAAACGACATGCGAGCGGCGGGGTCGATTCACTCCCACCCGAACGGCGTCCTCCAGCCCAGCGACGCCGACCTCGCCACGTTCGGCCGCGGCGACGTCCACATCATCGTCGGCTACCCGTACGGCCGCGACGACTGGCAGGCCTTCGACAGCGACGGGACCGAGGTCGACCTCCCGGTGCTGGACGTCGAGCCGCCCGAGGAGTCCTTCTTCGATTTCGACCAGGCCGACATCGACGCCGAACTGCGCGAGGAGGAGTTCGACCAGTGACCCGCGTCGTCGCTCAGGGCACGTTCGACATCCTGCATCCGGGCCACGTCCACTACCTGCAGGACGCCGCCGACATGGGCGACGAGCTACACGTCATCGTCGCCCGCTCGGTCAACGTTACGCACAAGGAGCCGCCGGTCGTCCCGGACGAGCAGCGCCGGGAGATGGTCGGCGCGCTCAAGCCGGTCGACGAGGCCCACCTCGGCCACGCCGAGGACATCTTCGTGCCCATCGAACGTATCGAACCCGACGTCATCGCGCTGGGCTACGACCAGCACCACGACGACGAGCAACTGCAGGCGGCGCTGTCGGCGCGCGGCATCGACTGCGAGATACGCCGGGCCAGCCCGCTGGAATCCGAGGCGGCCGAGCGACTCCTGTCGACGGGACGGATCATCGACAGGGTGCTCGAAGAGCGAGACTGAATAGCTGGCTCTGTTGAAATCCTCAGAGGGTTACAGGTTCGCCCGGTAGTTTGACCGAATGCAGGCCTTCCCGAAGTCGCGGTTACTCCGTTTGTTGAGCAGGCGTCTCACTTTTCTCGAAGAGCTGTCACTCGGGACTCCTCAAAGTTCTCGAAACACCGGGACACACTCCACCAACACATCGTCT
Proteins encoded in this region:
- a CDS encoding Mov34/MPN/PAD-1 family protein, which codes for MGLFRTSGILGVAESALEFALAASEEAHPNEYMGFLRGDDASKLGLDEDGTVLTDVLVIPGTESNPVSATVKTSMVPNDMRAAGSIHSHPNGVLQPSDADLATFGRGDVHIIVGYPYGRDDWQAFDSDGTEVDLPVLDVEPPEESFFDFDQADIDAELREEEFDQ
- a CDS encoding adenylyltransferase/cytidyltransferase family protein; this encodes MTRVVAQGTFDILHPGHVHYLQDAADMGDELHVIVARSVNVTHKEPPVVPDEQRREMVGALKPVDEAHLGHAEDIFVPIERIEPDVIALGYDQHHDDEQLQAALSARGIDCEIRRASPLESEAAERLLSTGRIIDRVLEERD